The following are encoded together in the Arcticibacterium luteifluviistationis genome:
- the dnaG gene encoding DNA primase, with protein sequence MIPQDTIQQILQAADVVDVVGDFVSLKKRGANMIACCPFHNEKTPSFSVSATKQIYKCFGCGKGGDAVRFIMDLEGLSYPEALKWLAKKYGIEIKEKEYTDEELLAQNERDSLFIVTEFAQKYYAEQLKSEEGRSIGYSYFKERGYNDATIEKFGLGYSPDSWGMFTKHALKKGFSLPILEKAGLTIIKEGKDPIDRFRGRVVFPINNVAGKPIAFGARILKANPKSPKYLNSPETDIYHKSRIVYGIYTAKNGIRNEDNCYLVEGYTDVVSLNQAGIENVVASSGTSLTKEQIQLIRRFSTNITVLYDGDAAGINASLRGTDIILEEGLNVRVVVFPDGEDPDSFVQSVGSDAFKTYVKEKSKDFIRFKTEISLERVGNDPVAKAGLITELVETITKIPDAIKRAVFYKEVATLLQIDEAVLINEGNKLLRKSTSDKNRSNNRFQPPPSDGDLPPDDFFLGPPDEASGSPVNKEEQSLLSGISYKEELFVKDLVCYGSAVIEKDEETGEEVRLADYVLHEIGEAKFQSVQLNKILELYRDEYEAGRLPETSFFTSHPDEQVQKKVVDWLSPPYELSESWKKYEIFIPNYIDSLDDLSYRNILRIKKERFEGDYMKLIEKLSSIEDADEQEELLLQAMKIKKLVQKLADQLGSVI encoded by the coding sequence ATGATTCCTCAGGACACCATTCAGCAAATTTTACAAGCCGCAGATGTGGTAGATGTAGTTGGCGATTTTGTTTCATTAAAGAAACGAGGTGCCAACATGATTGCTTGTTGCCCTTTCCATAACGAAAAAACACCGTCATTTTCAGTTTCGGCTACTAAGCAGATATATAAATGTTTTGGCTGCGGAAAAGGTGGAGATGCCGTAAGGTTTATAATGGATTTAGAGGGTCTAAGCTATCCAGAAGCCTTAAAATGGTTAGCAAAAAAATATGGTATTGAAATAAAAGAAAAGGAGTATACGGATGAAGAACTCCTAGCTCAAAATGAAAGAGATAGTCTTTTTATAGTGACTGAATTTGCTCAGAAATACTATGCAGAGCAGTTAAAGTCAGAAGAGGGTAGAAGTATAGGGTACAGTTATTTTAAGGAAAGAGGTTATAACGACGCCACCATTGAAAAATTTGGTTTAGGTTATAGTCCTGATTCCTGGGGTATGTTTACTAAACATGCTTTGAAGAAAGGCTTTTCCTTGCCAATCTTAGAAAAAGCGGGACTTACTATTATTAAAGAGGGTAAAGACCCGATTGATAGATTTAGAGGAAGGGTAGTTTTTCCCATCAATAATGTTGCTGGTAAACCCATAGCTTTTGGTGCTAGAATTCTAAAAGCCAACCCCAAATCACCTAAATACCTAAATTCGCCAGAAACGGATATCTACCATAAGAGTAGAATTGTTTATGGTATTTATACTGCGAAAAATGGCATAAGAAATGAAGACAACTGTTACCTAGTGGAGGGTTATACAGATGTAGTTTCTTTAAATCAAGCAGGAATTGAAAATGTAGTGGCTTCTTCTGGAACCTCACTTACCAAAGAACAAATTCAGCTAATTAGGCGATTCAGTACTAATATTACGGTTTTATATGATGGTGATGCAGCAGGTATAAATGCTTCTTTAAGAGGAACCGATATCATATTGGAAGAAGGCTTGAATGTTAGGGTGGTAGTTTTTCCTGATGGAGAAGATCCTGACAGTTTTGTTCAAAGCGTGGGTTCAGATGCTTTTAAGACTTATGTAAAAGAAAAATCAAAGGATTTTATCCGATTTAAAACCGAGATTAGTTTAGAAAGAGTAGGGAATGACCCAGTGGCAAAAGCGGGTTTGATTACTGAATTGGTAGAAACTATTACTAAAATTCCTGATGCCATTAAACGGGCGGTTTTTTATAAAGAAGTAGCTACACTCTTACAAATAGACGAGGCTGTTTTAATAAATGAAGGGAATAAGCTTTTAAGGAAAAGTACCAGCGATAAGAATAGATCAAATAATAGGTTTCAGCCTCCGCCTTCAGATGGCGATTTACCTCCAGATGATTTTTTCTTAGGTCCTCCAGATGAGGCGTCAGGGTCGCCAGTAAATAAAGAGGAGCAAAGTCTCCTTTCTGGTATTTCGTATAAAGAAGAGCTTTTTGTTAAAGACTTGGTGTGTTATGGCAGTGCCGTAATAGAGAAAGACGAAGAGACTGGGGAGGAGGTTCGTTTGGCAGATTATGTCTTGCATGAAATAGGTGAAGCAAAGTTTCAATCTGTTCAGTTAAACAAGATTCTTGAATTATATAGGGATGAATATGAGGCTGGTAGGCTTCCTGAAACTTCGTTTTTTACTTCACACCCTGATGAACAAGTGCAGAAAAAGGTTGTGGATTGGCTTTCTCCACCTTATGAATTAAGTGAAAGCTGGAAGAAATACGAAATTTTCATTCCAAACTATATTGATAGCCTTGATGATTTAAGCTATCGGAATATTCTTAGAATAAAAAAGGAGCGGTTTGAGGGGGACTATATGAAATTGATTGAAAAACTATCTTCAATAGAAGACGCTGATGAGCAGGAAGAATTATTACTCCAGGCAATGAAAATAAAGAAACTTGTTCAGAAATTAGCGGACCAGCTAGGCTCAGTGATTTGA
- a CDS encoding zinc-dependent metalloprotease → MRFQKAVLVAVCFFIFFGATAQKKKKKKEMEAMAQAVSDSLAKAKTPEKKKEEKKGPKEFKDFIDSTAVSQGGLFNVHLMNDKWYFEVSDSLIGREIMTVSRYSQTAAGGSIYGGELVNRQVVKFEKGPKDQLFLKSISYIIMSPDSTKPIATAVRNSSADPIIGAFEIKAIKNDSVSGLKSYVIDMTSTFDGDEQVFSLSSIDKQRLNITSIKKDRSYIESIKTYPINTEIRTVKTFGVSPPRLQLKPSPSVGNYLPASRDAGVVTMEFNTSFLVLPKVPMRKRFFDARVGYFANQYSVFEEESQKADSDVFAVRWRLEPKSDSDAERQKNGELIEPAKPIVYYIDPATPDKWKPYIKAGINDWNVAFEQAGWKNAISGEYWPEGDTTMSLEDARFSVVRYFASPISNAYGPNVHDPRSGEILESHIGWYHNVMRLLRNWYLVQTAAVDPRARQMEFDDDLMGELIQFVSSHEVGHTLGLRHNMGASSATPVEKLRDDAWLAENGHTSSIMDYARFNYVAQPEDSVTHLFAGIGAYDKWAIKWGYSYFADAENEDQEKLLLNEWTKEANKTPNLRFGTEISPYDPRYQTEDLGDNAMLASSYGIKNLKRIIPNLEKWSEKEAESYKELDELHGQVATQFRRYMGHVTKNIGGVYDTQKTYDMEGEQFLVVPKAKQKEAVAFLNSQLFNTPEWLYPSSIYSKTKAETGLEEIKSMQARVVSQILNGERLARLMEYSAQNVANYSVDELLTDLEDGILSEIKNRKAADQYRRNLHKVYVSELIDLLTPGKAVLRSIPVGVTYGYKGTTIDLSQTDLPSIVRGHLVLLKARLTAAQRTSDKLTSYHYKDLLERVTLALDPK, encoded by the coding sequence ATGAGATTTCAAAAGGCGGTACTCGTTGCCGTATGTTTCTTTATATTCTTTGGAGCTACCGCTCAAAAGAAAAAGAAGAAAAAAGAAATGGAAGCCATGGCTCAGGCTGTTTCCGATAGCTTGGCAAAAGCTAAAACGCCAGAAAAGAAAAAGGAAGAGAAAAAAGGACCTAAAGAGTTCAAAGACTTTATTGATAGTACAGCCGTAAGTCAAGGTGGGCTTTTTAATGTTCATTTAATGAATGATAAATGGTACTTCGAAGTTTCAGATTCACTTATAGGAAGAGAAATAATGACGGTTTCTCGTTACTCCCAAACAGCCGCCGGTGGTTCTATATATGGTGGAGAATTAGTAAATAGACAAGTAGTGAAATTTGAAAAAGGACCAAAAGATCAACTGTTCTTAAAGTCTATTTCATACATCATCATGAGCCCTGATAGTACGAAGCCTATTGCCACGGCTGTTAGAAATTCTAGTGCCGATCCTATTATTGGAGCTTTTGAAATAAAGGCGATAAAAAATGATTCTGTTTCTGGTTTGAAATCATACGTGATTGATATGACTTCAACATTTGATGGAGATGAGCAGGTTTTCTCGCTCAGTTCAATTGATAAGCAAAGACTTAATATTACAAGCATTAAAAAAGACAGGTCTTATATAGAAAGTATCAAAACTTACCCTATAAATACGGAAATCAGAACTGTCAAAACTTTTGGAGTATCACCACCAAGGTTGCAATTGAAGCCATCTCCTTCTGTAGGTAACTATTTGCCAGCTTCTAGGGATGCCGGTGTGGTTACTATGGAGTTTAATACGTCATTTTTGGTGCTGCCAAAGGTACCTATGCGTAAAAGGTTTTTTGATGCTAGAGTAGGGTACTTTGCTAATCAGTACAGTGTTTTTGAGGAAGAGTCTCAGAAAGCCGATTCTGATGTGTTTGCGGTTCGCTGGAGATTAGAGCCAAAAAGTGATAGCGATGCGGAACGTCAAAAAAATGGTGAACTGATAGAGCCTGCCAAGCCAATTGTGTATTACATTGACCCAGCTACGCCGGACAAGTGGAAACCTTATATTAAAGCTGGTATTAATGATTGGAATGTCGCTTTTGAGCAGGCGGGATGGAAAAACGCTATAAGTGGAGAGTATTGGCCAGAAGGTGATACTACCATGAGCTTAGAAGATGCAAGATTTTCGGTAGTACGTTATTTTGCTTCGCCAATTTCTAATGCCTACGGTCCTAATGTACATGACCCTAGAAGTGGCGAGATACTAGAAAGTCATATTGGCTGGTACCATAACGTAATGAGATTATTAAGAAACTGGTATCTTGTTCAAACGGCTGCCGTAGACCCAAGAGCTCGTCAAATGGAGTTTGATGATGATTTGATGGGAGAGTTAATTCAGTTTGTGTCTTCTCATGAGGTAGGGCATACTTTAGGGCTTAGGCATAATATGGGAGCATCTTCGGCTACGCCTGTTGAGAAGCTTCGTGATGATGCATGGTTGGCAGAAAACGGACATACTTCTTCCATAATGGATTACGCCAGATTTAATTATGTGGCTCAGCCAGAAGATAGCGTTACTCATCTTTTTGCGGGAATAGGGGCATATGACAAATGGGCTATCAAGTGGGGTTATAGTTATTTTGCTGATGCAGAAAATGAAGACCAAGAGAAATTGCTTTTAAACGAATGGACTAAGGAAGCAAACAAAACACCAAACCTAAGATTTGGGACAGAAATAAGCCCGTATGACCCAAGATATCAAACAGAAGATTTGGGCGATAATGCTATGCTGGCCTCTTCATATGGTATTAAAAACTTAAAAAGAATAATACCTAATCTAGAAAAATGGAGTGAAAAAGAAGCGGAATCTTATAAAGAGTTAGATGAACTTCATGGTCAGGTAGCTACGCAGTTTAGAAGGTATATGGGACATGTTACTAAGAATATTGGTGGCGTTTACGATACCCAGAAAACTTATGACATGGAAGGAGAGCAGTTTTTAGTAGTACCAAAGGCAAAACAAAAAGAAGCTGTAGCGTTTTTAAATAGTCAATTATTCAATACTCCAGAGTGGCTTTATCCATCTTCTATTTATAGTAAGACAAAAGCTGAAACTGGTCTGGAAGAAATAAAGAGTATGCAAGCCAGAGTGGTAAGTCAAATCTTAAATGGAGAAAGACTTGCAAGGCTTATGGAGTATAGTGCCCAAAATGTAGCTAATTATTCAGTAGATGAGTTATTGACAGATTTAGAGGACGGTATTCTTTCTGAAATAAAAAACAGAAAAGCTGCTGACCAGTACAGAAGAAACCTTCATAAGGTTTATGTGTCGGAACTTATTGATTTATTGACTCCAGGGAAGGCTGTTTTACGTTCTATTCCTGTAGGAGTTACTTACGGTTACAAGGGAACAACTATTGACCTAAGTCAGACGGACCTTCCGTCAATAGTTAGAGGACATTTGGTCTTGTTGAAAGCAAGGCTTACTGCTGCTCAAAGAACTAGCGATAAATTGACAAGCTATCACTATAAAGATTTATTAGAAAGGGTTACGCTTGCTCTAGACCCTAAATAA
- a CDS encoding OmpA family protein codes for MNRLLTSFFILISCMSFAQSGNWQVDKLAKDYAKLSYQRVISDAKGILRRDSSLDEEQKKEVLSKLAYSLYNINDYKQAEEYFSTLASLVRGSTESGNDILEKYAKVLAGNGKYEQSSNVWSEYGAKSPNTRADDFKALQSNIQALKRNSSSYQTYYLPINTNNADFSPTKYNDGLVFVSARAKNSPIKRVFAWDYSPFLDLFFIDNEKQLETEDGSMGAGLSSSDLDEVALDNLTTDSYSANDGPTLSFKTAMGFQTKPQLASDEFSGKLNSSYHEGPCQFFENGERVIFTRNGIKNLSYESDDGLNRVHLYLAKKTTRGWANLEGFPFNDGNYSTGHPAFMPGEKILFFVSDMPGGYGGTDIYYSKLENEQWQTPQNAGSDINTDGNEMFPFIDESSILYFSSDGHPGLGGLDLFTITLDENGNVASGLHNLGEPLNSSSDDFGILSDKDFTKGYFSSNRKRGGSDDDIYRFTRTGDKLGCKDALLSVITDEKPIADLEFFYYELSDKDNVKKGKTDAKGQMALCLNAESIYYFEFADESYVTNQKYIDTKGISDYRVNPIDIVLEKTQDANILRPQVLVMGREKDLSRIDKYRGVIFLGDMEKPVEGVRVRFVNKCTGRASEVVTSRDGKYSFDRDPACDYEFIAIKSGFATNYEFVPMEDKRVIRGNPSVSSNSSSRGSGSNSSSSSSSSSSRSGSGTVGSSLGKSGSGSSSSSDVSKRSSNSFFDPRIFKVGDFVKLDNIYYETKDFSLASAAQKDLDQLILVMESYSDMVIEIFSHTDSRGTLKSNLLLSQKRADDVKAYLVRKGIASSRIKAVGMGEKYPVNKCKDGVQCTEAEYRRNRRTEFKILQIERI; via the coding sequence TTGAACCGCTTACTTACATCATTTTTTATTCTTATTTCATGCATGTCTTTTGCCCAAAGTGGCAACTGGCAGGTAGATAAATTGGCGAAAGATTACGCCAAACTGTCTTATCAGAGGGTGATTAGCGATGCAAAAGGGATTTTGCGAAGAGATAGTTCTTTGGATGAAGAACAGAAGAAAGAAGTGCTTAGTAAGTTGGCCTATTCTCTCTATAATATTAATGATTACAAACAGGCCGAAGAGTACTTTTCTACTTTGGCATCATTAGTGAGGGGCAGCACAGAATCAGGAAATGATATACTTGAGAAGTATGCGAAGGTCTTGGCTGGAAACGGAAAATATGAGCAATCTTCAAATGTTTGGTCAGAATATGGAGCGAAGAGCCCAAACACTAGAGCGGATGATTTTAAGGCTTTACAATCCAATATTCAAGCTTTAAAACGAAATTCAAGTAGTTATCAAACCTACTACCTGCCAATCAATACAAACAATGCAGATTTTAGTCCAACTAAATATAATGATGGGTTAGTTTTTGTTTCTGCTAGGGCTAAAAATTCACCAATAAAAAGAGTTTTTGCGTGGGATTATTCACCGTTTTTAGATCTCTTTTTTATTGATAATGAAAAGCAACTAGAAACGGAAGATGGTTCTATGGGGGCTGGTTTAAGTTCTAGTGACCTTGACGAGGTAGCTCTTGATAATTTGACAACAGATTCGTATTCCGCAAATGATGGACCTACCCTTAGTTTTAAAACGGCTATGGGTTTTCAAACAAAACCACAATTAGCTTCTGATGAGTTTAGTGGTAAGTTGAACTCAAGCTATCATGAAGGGCCATGTCAGTTTTTTGAAAATGGTGAGCGGGTTATTTTTACAAGAAATGGTATCAAAAACCTTAGCTATGAGTCTGATGATGGTTTAAATAGAGTGCATCTTTATCTAGCGAAAAAAACTACTAGGGGGTGGGCTAATCTAGAAGGCTTCCCATTTAATGACGGGAATTATTCTACAGGGCACCCAGCTTTTATGCCGGGTGAGAAAATCCTTTTCTTTGTGTCCGATATGCCTGGAGGGTATGGTGGAACCGATATTTACTATTCAAAGTTAGAGAACGAACAGTGGCAGACACCTCAAAATGCAGGTTCTGATATAAATACAGATGGAAACGAAATGTTTCCATTTATTGATGAGAGTAGTATTCTTTACTTCTCGTCTGATGGGCACCCTGGCTTAGGAGGCTTAGATTTGTTTACCATTACATTAGATGAAAATGGCAATGTAGCAAGTGGACTTCATAATCTTGGAGAACCTTTAAATTCGTCTTCTGACGATTTCGGGATTCTTAGCGATAAAGATTTTACGAAAGGGTATTTTAGTAGTAATCGTAAAAGAGGAGGTTCTGATGATGATATTTATAGGTTTACCAGAACGGGTGATAAGTTAGGCTGTAAAGATGCTTTACTTTCTGTCATAACGGACGAAAAACCGATTGCTGATTTAGAATTCTTTTACTACGAATTAAGTGATAAAGATAATGTGAAGAAAGGTAAGACAGATGCCAAAGGGCAAATGGCGTTATGCCTTAATGCGGAGTCCATTTATTACTTTGAATTTGCTGATGAAAGTTATGTTACCAATCAGAAGTATATTGATACCAAAGGTATTTCTGATTATAGAGTAAATCCTATTGATATTGTTTTAGAAAAGACTCAAGATGCCAATATTCTAAGGCCGCAGGTATTAGTTATGGGAAGGGAGAAAGACCTTTCTAGGATTGATAAATATAGAGGGGTGATATTTTTGGGAGATATGGAGAAGCCTGTGGAAGGTGTAAGAGTTCGTTTTGTTAATAAATGTACCGGACGAGCTTCCGAAGTTGTAACCTCCAGAGATGGTAAGTATAGTTTTGACAGAGACCCCGCATGTGACTATGAGTTTATAGCCATAAAATCGGGTTTTGCTACAAACTACGAGTTTGTGCCAATGGAAGATAAAAGAGTGATAAGGGGAAATCCTTCCGTCTCGAGTAATTCTAGTTCTAGAGGTAGTGGAAGTAATTCAAGCTCTAGTTCTTCAAGTTCTAGCTCCAGATCTGGGTCAGGAACTGTAGGTTCTTCTTTAGGGAAATCGGGTAGTGGTTCATCATCAAGTTCTGATGTGTCTAAGCGTTCTTCTAATTCGTTTTTTGACCCTCGAATTTTTAAAGTGGGGGACTTTGTTAAGCTTGATAATATTTATTACGAGACAAAAGACTTTAGTTTAGCATCTGCTGCACAAAAAGACTTGGACCAACTGATATTGGTTATGGAATCATATTCAGATATGGTTATTGAAATATTTTCACATACTGATTCGAGAGGGACCTTAAAAAGTAATTTACTTCTTTCTCAAAAGAGAGCTGACGACGTAAAAGCTTACCTAGTAAGAAAAGGCATAGCTTCTTCTAGAATAAAGGCTGTAGGTATGGGAGAGAAATATCCAGTCAATAAATGCAAAGACGGTGTACAGTGTACCGAAGCGGAATATCGCCGTAATAGAAGGACTGAGTTTAAGATTTTACAGATAGAAAGAATCTAG
- a CDS encoding single-stranded DNA-binding protein: MAGLNKVLLIGNVGGDPEIRTLPSGAKVANFSLATTETYTDRTGQKQSQTEWHRIEIWEGLANVVEQYVKKGDPLYIEGKIKNEKWTDQNGLEKTGIRIRANSMQMLGGRGPSNGPSSPENNNSGNTYANQNTATKPAEPASQMITGQDEDDLPF; this comes from the coding sequence ATGGCTGGATTAAATAAAGTACTCCTTATAGGCAATGTGGGCGGAGACCCTGAAATAAGAACTCTTCCGAGTGGAGCTAAAGTTGCAAACTTTTCATTAGCAACAACCGAAACTTATACAGACCGTACCGGCCAAAAGCAAAGCCAAACTGAATGGCATAGAATAGAAATTTGGGAAGGGTTAGCCAACGTAGTAGAGCAATACGTAAAAAAAGGAGATCCTCTATATATTGAAGGAAAAATAAAAAACGAAAAATGGACCGACCAAAACGGCCTAGAAAAAACTGGGATTAGAATCAGAGCCAACTCTATGCAAATGTTAGGCGGAAGAGGCCCTTCTAACGGCCCAAGCAGCCCCGAAAACAATAACAGTGGAAACACCTACGCTAATCAGAATACTGCTACTAAACCAGCAGAACCAGCATCTCAAATGATTACCGGCCAAGATGAGGACGATCTACCATTCTAG
- the mutY gene encoding A/G-specific adenine glycosylase, producing the protein MLSKKIIGWYQKNKRDLPWRKTQDPYKVWLSEIILQQTRVEQGLPYYNEFVKKFKTVNDLATASEDEVLRTWQGLGYYSRARNLHFTAQHVSNNLNGVFPSTYKELIKLKGIGAYTAAAISSISFGENRAVVDGNVYRVLSRIYEIDTPINSSKGIKEFATIAQDLISPENPADYNQGVMELGARVCLPRNPKCSICPIIDHCGAYKNKSHDKYPVKLKKQKSRNRYFNYLVINHNNSLYLNKREGSDVWNGLFEFFLIETISATEDMEILEENFPSWLNDIKKIGNPTSSKQVLSHQNIYAKFWPIEINTLEKTISESFYSSYNIEQLPKHRLIEKYLLDNNI; encoded by the coding sequence ATGCTTTCAAAAAAAATTATTGGATGGTATCAGAAAAACAAAAGAGACTTACCATGGCGAAAAACACAAGATCCTTATAAAGTATGGCTATCAGAGATAATTCTTCAACAAACAAGGGTTGAACAGGGATTACCGTACTATAATGAGTTTGTCAAAAAGTTCAAAACAGTTAACGATTTGGCTACCGCCAGCGAAGATGAAGTATTAAGAACATGGCAAGGACTAGGCTACTACTCTCGAGCCCGAAACCTTCATTTCACCGCCCAACACGTTAGCAACAATTTAAACGGAGTGTTCCCAAGCACATACAAAGAGCTAATAAAGCTTAAAGGAATAGGAGCTTACACAGCTGCGGCTATATCCTCCATTTCCTTTGGTGAAAACCGAGCAGTAGTAGATGGCAACGTATACAGAGTTCTTTCAAGAATATACGAAATCGACACTCCTATTAATAGCTCTAAAGGAATAAAGGAATTTGCGACGATAGCTCAAGACCTCATCTCTCCTGAAAACCCAGCCGACTACAATCAGGGTGTAATGGAATTAGGAGCACGCGTATGTTTACCAAGAAACCCAAAGTGTTCAATATGTCCAATAATTGACCATTGCGGAGCATATAAAAACAAAAGCCACGATAAGTATCCGGTAAAGTTAAAAAAACAAAAGAGCAGAAATAGGTACTTTAATTATCTAGTCATCAATCATAATAACAGCCTTTACTTAAATAAGAGAGAAGGCAGTGATGTTTGGAACGGACTTTTCGAATTCTTTTTAATAGAAACAATTTCCGCAACAGAAGACATGGAAATATTAGAAGAAAACTTTCCTAGCTGGCTTAATGACATCAAAAAAATAGGCAACCCCACAAGCTCGAAACAGGTTCTTAGCCACCAAAACATTTATGCTAAGTTTTGGCCTATTGAAATCAACACTTTGGAGAAAACAATTTCAGAAAGCTTCTATTCTAGCTACAATATTGAGCAATTACCGAAACACAGACTTATTGAAAAGTATTTATTGGACAATAATATATAG
- a CDS encoding HU family DNA-binding protein codes for MTKAEAIAVISDKTGIDKASVSTTLEAFFVTVKDTLGSGEALYVRGFGSFVNKKRAAKKARNISKKTTVTVPEHHIPSFKPAKEFVDMIKTNIK; via the coding sequence GTGACTAAAGCAGAAGCAATTGCAGTGATATCTGACAAAACTGGAATAGATAAGGCCAGTGTATCAACAACACTAGAAGCCTTTTTTGTAACAGTAAAAGACACATTAGGAAGCGGAGAAGCTCTATATGTTAGAGGGTTTGGAAGTTTTGTCAACAAGAAAAGAGCCGCTAAAAAGGCCAGGAATATTTCAAAGAAAACAACGGTAACAGTACCTGAACATCATATCCCTAGCTTTAAACCAGCTAAGGAATTTGTTGATATGATCAAAACTAACATCAAATAA